The Cellulophaga sp. L1A9 genome window below encodes:
- a CDS encoding bifunctional riboflavin kinase/FAD synthetase: protein MITIQNISKFDDQQPTAVTIGTFDGVHIGHRKLLDRLINDAKLLNLKATVLTFFPHPRMVLQQDANIKLLNTIDEKIKILENIGLDYLMIYPFSKEFSRLSATDFVESILVKGLNSKKIIIGYDHRFGRNRNADIKDLISFGKTHNFEVEEIPAQEIDEVSVSSTKIRKALEEGDITTANSYLGYNYMLTGTVIHGKGLGKQLSFPTANIHIEEDYKLIPLNGVYVVKSKIDNTTVYGMMNIGFNPTVSGKEKSIEVHFFDFDQDLYGKKIQIDILERLRDEHKFSSVEELKKQLEQDKKTSLSLIAQP from the coding sequence GTGATAACTATTCAAAACATAAGTAAATTCGACGACCAACAACCTACGGCTGTAACTATTGGTACTTTTGACGGTGTTCATATAGGTCATCGAAAGTTATTAGATAGACTCATAAATGATGCCAAGCTTTTAAATTTAAAAGCTACCGTTCTTACTTTTTTCCCCCACCCTAGAATGGTTTTACAGCAAGATGCCAACATTAAGCTTTTAAACACCATTGATGAAAAAATAAAAATTCTAGAAAACATAGGATTAGATTATCTTATGATCTACCCTTTTTCAAAAGAATTTTCAAGGCTTTCTGCAACCGATTTTGTCGAATCAATTTTAGTAAAAGGGCTGAATAGTAAAAAAATAATTATTGGTTACGACCATCGATTTGGAAGAAATAGAAATGCCGATATTAAAGATTTAATTTCATTTGGTAAAACCCATAACTTTGAAGTAGAAGAAATTCCGGCACAAGAAATAGATGAAGTTTCTGTAAGTTCTACCAAAATAAGAAAAGCATTAGAAGAGGGTGATATTACTACCGCCAATTCATATTTAGGCTATAACTACATGTTAACAGGTACCGTTATTCACGGTAAAGGCCTAGGAAAACAGTTAAGCTTTCCTACTGCAAACATTCACATTGAAGAAGACTACAAACTAATTCCGTTGAATGGTGTTTACGTGGTTAAGAGTAAAATTGATAATACTACCGTTTACGGGATGATGAATATAGGCTTTAACCCAACAGTATCCGGAAAAGAGAAAAGCATAGAAGTACACTTTTTTGATTTTGACCAAGACTTATATGGTAAAAAAATTCAGATTGATATTTTAGAGCGTCTTCGTGATGAACATAAATTTAGTTCTGTTGAAGAGTTAAAAAAGCAGCTAGAGCAAGATAAAAAAACATCTCTAAGCCTAATTGCGCAACCATGA
- a CDS encoding DUF4286 family protein: protein MYIYNVTSNIDESIHEQWLGWMKENHIPDMMATGKFSAAKLCRVLIKEEMGGVTYSVQYTTSSKDELEKYYKEDAPRLRQEAMKLFADKILAFRTELEIISEH from the coding sequence ATGTACATATACAACGTTACTTCAAACATAGACGAATCAATACATGAACAATGGCTTGGTTGGATGAAAGAAAATCATATTCCTGATATGATGGCAACGGGAAAATTTAGCGCTGCAAAATTATGTCGCGTTTTAATAAAAGAAGAAATGGGAGGCGTTACGTATTCCGTACAATACACCACAAGCTCAAAAGATGAGCTTGAAAAATATTACAAAGAAGACGCCCCTCGATTAAGGCAAGAAGCCATGAAACTTTTCGCAGATAAAATTTTAGCTTTTAGAACGGAACTAGAAATTATTAGTGAACACTAA
- a CDS encoding tetratricopeptide repeat protein, with product MSYSQEYILAKQYLNDGEFEKAVVYFEKLVKQNPYRNDYSEDLITCYQQLERYDDAEKVLIQKLESKKSHPVLIVDLGYNYTLQKEDSKAAEMYEQALAVIPKNPNFAFSIGSRFQKYTLLDYSEKAFLSGMEASPELDFNFPLAKIYGEQGKIEEMYLAFINLLKNGSTSMSSVLRNIDDFVTEDAQAENNILFKKLLLKNAQKDPDTLWNQLLSWLFVRQLQYRSAFTQEKAIYKRSEDSSLSRIQDLGKLALAHKDYETAAAIFDFIISNTSNSEYKLDAELHKIDIELLEADDKKLNELEALFEKMIEEYGFKSNTLQLQIAYANFLTFQKNNPERAIAILKKSLELPLNTYGKAYLKMALGDILVYDQKFNQALIYFSQIQQELKNDVLAQNARFKVAQTSFYKGDFEWALTQLKVLRSSTSQLIANDAMQLSLLISDNSLEDSTQTALKIYAKADLLAYQNKNKEAIATLETILKDHKGEKIEDEALLKQAQLLEKMNDFDTAKFNYQKIIEFYGNDILADDSYFAIAQLYENQFNDIEKAKESYEKIIYNYQDSYYFPQARKNYRRLRGDALE from the coding sequence ATGTCGTACTCACAAGAGTATATTTTGGCGAAGCAATATTTGAATGATGGCGAATTTGAAAAAGCTGTAGTGTATTTTGAAAAACTAGTAAAGCAAAATCCTTATCGCAACGATTATTCTGAGGATTTAATTACCTGTTATCAGCAACTAGAACGCTATGACGACGCAGAGAAAGTACTTATCCAAAAATTAGAAAGCAAAAAATCGCACCCCGTTTTAATTGTAGATCTGGGGTATAATTACACCTTGCAAAAGGAAGACAGTAAGGCTGCAGAAATGTATGAACAAGCACTAGCAGTGATCCCTAAAAATCCCAATTTTGCCTTTAGTATTGGTTCAAGGTTTCAGAAATATACGTTACTAGACTATTCGGAGAAGGCTTTTTTAAGCGGAATGGAAGCGAGTCCGGAGTTAGATTTCAATTTCCCATTGGCTAAAATTTACGGAGAACAAGGGAAAATTGAAGAGATGTATTTGGCCTTTATCAACCTTCTAAAAAACGGTAGTACTTCTATGTCTAGCGTTTTAAGAAATATAGATGACTTTGTTACAGAAGACGCGCAAGCCGAAAATAACATCCTATTTAAAAAGCTCTTATTAAAAAACGCACAAAAAGATCCCGATACGCTTTGGAATCAATTATTGAGTTGGCTATTTGTGCGTCAGTTACAATACAGAAGTGCCTTTACACAGGAAAAGGCAATCTACAAAAGATCTGAAGACAGTTCTTTATCACGGATACAAGATTTAGGAAAACTTGCTTTAGCACATAAAGATTATGAAACTGCAGCTGCTATATTTGACTTTATTATATCCAATACTAGCAATAGCGAGTATAAATTAGATGCCGAATTACATAAAATAGACATTGAACTTCTAGAGGCCGATGACAAAAAACTGAATGAACTAGAAGCTTTGTTTGAAAAAATGATAGAAGAATATGGGTTTAAAAGTAACACGCTACAATTACAAATTGCCTATGCTAACTTTCTAACCTTTCAGAAAAACAATCCAGAAAGAGCTATTGCTATCCTTAAAAAAAGCTTAGAACTCCCTTTAAATACGTATGGCAAAGCCTATTTAAAGATGGCCTTAGGAGATATCTTAGTGTACGACCAGAAATTTAATCAAGCCCTGATCTATTTTTCTCAGATTCAACAAGAATTAAAGAATGATGTATTAGCTCAAAATGCTCGTTTTAAGGTTGCCCAAACTAGTTTTTATAAGGGAGATTTTGAATGGGCACTGACGCAATTAAAAGTACTTCGCAGTTCTACATCGCAACTTATTGCCAATGATGCCATGCAATTGAGTTTATTAATTTCTGATAACTCTTTAGAAGATTCTACCCAAACTGCTTTGAAAATTTATGCAAAGGCCGACTTACTAGCCTATCAGAATAAAAATAAAGAAGCCATTGCTACACTAGAAACAATTCTAAAAGATCATAAAGGCGAAAAGATTGAAGATGAAGCTTTGCTAAAACAGGCCCAGCTCTTAGAGAAAATGAATGATTTTGATACTGCAAAATTCAACTATCAAAAAATAATTGAATTTTATGGAAACGATATTTTAGCTGATGACTCCTATTTTGCTATTGCACAATTGTATGAAAATCAATTTAACGACATTGAGAAAGCCAAAGAAAGCTACGAAAAAATTATATACAACTACCAAGACAGTTATTACTTTCCGCAAGCCAGAAAAAACTATAGGCGCTTACGTGGTGATGCCCTTGAATGA
- a CDS encoding HTTM domain-containing protein gives MNSFFLKKIDNINLILFRIFFGILISLECYGAILTGWVKSNLVTPKFNFSFIGFEWLTTLTGPWMYAYFILMGTLGILISIGYKYTYSMLAFALMWSGVYLMQKTSYNNHYYLLMLISSIMVFFPANKDYSIDAKLNPEIRSNKMHAYFKYIIILQLFIVYTYAAVAKVYADWLNFEFIQVLMRGKANYFLIGDLLQIPWIHQFIAIFGILFDLLIVPALLWKPSRKFAFIFAVFFHIFNSIIFQIGIFPYLALAFTVFFFDPKKIRSIFFKNTLDYKPANMATPKFKTLILGVWIVYFIFQIGLPLRHHFFEDDVLWTEEGHRLSWRMMLRRRSGIVHFNSIDKQTNTTTNVNLNDYLTKKQIRKIGAYPDFIWQFAQHLKKEAKKNNKEIAVYANARVSINGKPKKQLIDPKVDLAQEKWQHFKHNTFILPSSK, from the coding sequence ATGAATTCTTTTTTTCTTAAAAAGATAGACAACATAAATTTAATTCTTTTCAGAATATTTTTTGGTATTTTAATAAGCTTAGAATGTTATGGTGCTATCCTGACGGGCTGGGTTAAAAGTAATCTTGTAACACCAAAATTTAACTTCTCTTTCATAGGCTTTGAATGGCTTACAACATTAACAGGTCCATGGATGTACGCCTACTTTATACTTATGGGCACCTTAGGTATTTTAATTTCTATTGGCTACAAATACACCTATAGCATGCTTGCTTTTGCACTTATGTGGTCTGGTGTATATCTTATGCAAAAAACATCTTACAACAACCATTATTATTTGTTGATGTTAATTTCTAGTATAATGGTCTTCTTCCCAGCCAATAAAGATTATTCAATTGATGCTAAATTAAATCCAGAAATCCGTAGCAACAAAATGCATGCGTATTTTAAATATATAATTATCCTTCAACTATTTATTGTTTATACGTACGCTGCCGTTGCAAAAGTATATGCTGATTGGTTAAATTTTGAATTTATACAGGTACTCATGCGTGGCAAAGCAAACTATTTTTTAATAGGCGACCTATTGCAAATTCCATGGATTCACCAATTCATTGCCATTTTCGGGATTTTATTCGATTTACTAATTGTACCCGCCTTACTTTGGAAACCGAGTAGAAAATTTGCTTTTATTTTTGCTGTTTTCTTTCATATATTTAATTCTATTATCTTTCAAATAGGAATTTTTCCTTATTTAGCATTGGCATTTACGGTGTTCTTTTTTGATCCAAAAAAAATTAGAAGCATCTTTTTTAAAAATACATTAGACTATAAACCTGCCAATATGGCAACCCCTAAATTCAAAACCCTAATACTGGGAGTTTGGATTGTATATTTTATCTTTCAAATTGGCTTACCATTACGTCATCATTTTTTTGAAGATGATGTTCTTTGGACAGAAGAAGGCCATAGATTAAGTTGGAGAATGATGTTGCGAAGACGAAGTGGCATTGTTCATTTCAATAGTATTGATAAACAGACCAACACCACAACAAACGTAAATCTAAATGATTATTTAACCAAAAAGCAAATTAGAAAAATTGGCGCTTATCCTGATTTTATTTGGCAATTTGCTCAACATCTGAAAAAAGAAGCTAAAAAGAATAATAAAGAAATTGCCGTTTATGCCAACGCTAGAGTTAGCATCAACGGAAAGCCCAAAAAGCAATTAATAGATCCTAAGGTAGATTTAGCACAGGAAAAATGGCAACATTTTAAGCACAACACCTTTATTTTGCCAAGTTCTAAATAG
- the serS gene encoding serine--tRNA ligase produces the protein MLQLNVIRENKDAIIEALKKRNSDAASLIDAVLDLDEKRRATQTQLDNTLADSNKLSKEIGILYKSGKAQEANALKEETANLKEASKELSEDLNTIAAELQNALYQIPNVPHDSVPTGKSEEDNEEIFKEGAIPVLVEGALPHWELAKKYDIIDFELGVKIAGAGFPVYKGKGARLQRALINYFLDKNTAAGYNEIQVPHVVNEASGYGTGQLPDKEGQMYYMPADDLYLIPTAEIPVTNIFRDVILNEKDFPITHTAYTPCFRREAGSYGAHVRGLNRLHQFDKVEIVRVEHPSKSYEALDGMVEHVKGILRELKLPYRILRLCAGDLGFTSALTFDFEVFSTAQDRWLEISSVSNFETFQANRLKLRYKDEDGKSQLAHTLNGSSLALPRVLAGILENYQTADGITIPEVLVPYCGFDKID, from the coding sequence ATGTTACAGCTAAATGTTATCAGAGAAAATAAGGATGCTATTATTGAGGCTTTAAAAAAGCGGAATTCAGATGCAGCCTCCCTTATTGATGCTGTATTAGATCTTGATGAAAAAAGAAGAGCTACACAAACGCAATTAGATAACACTTTAGCAGACTCAAACAAACTTTCTAAAGAAATTGGTATCCTTTACAAAAGTGGAAAAGCTCAAGAAGCTAATGCACTAAAAGAGGAAACTGCCAACTTAAAAGAGGCATCAAAAGAATTATCAGAAGATCTAAATACGATTGCTGCTGAGCTTCAGAATGCATTGTACCAGATTCCGAATGTCCCTCATGATTCTGTTCCAACAGGAAAGTCAGAAGAAGATAACGAAGAAATTTTTAAAGAAGGTGCTATTCCTGTACTTGTTGAAGGTGCATTACCGCATTGGGAATTGGCCAAAAAATACGATATCATCGATTTTGAATTGGGTGTTAAAATTGCTGGAGCAGGTTTTCCTGTGTATAAAGGTAAAGGAGCGCGCTTACAACGTGCACTTATCAATTACTTTTTAGATAAAAATACAGCAGCTGGGTATAATGAAATTCAGGTTCCCCATGTGGTAAACGAAGCTTCTGGGTACGGAACCGGGCAATTGCCAGATAAAGAAGGGCAAATGTATTACATGCCTGCGGATGACTTATACTTGATCCCGACTGCAGAAATACCCGTTACAAACATTTTTAGAGATGTTATTTTAAATGAAAAAGATTTTCCAATTACACATACCGCCTATACGCCATGCTTTAGAAGGGAAGCAGGTAGTTATGGAGCGCATGTTCGCGGCCTAAATAGATTACATCAGTTTGACAAAGTAGAAATTGTTCGTGTAGAACACCCGAGTAAATCATACGAGGCATTAGACGGCATGGTGGAGCACGTAAAAGGCATTTTACGTGAATTAAAATTACCGTATAGAATATTGCGACTTTGTGCTGGGGATTTAGGCTTCACTTCTGCCCTAACCTTTGATTTTGAGGTTTTCTCAACCGCACAAGACCGTTGGTTAGAAATTAGTTCTGTTTCTAATTTTGAGACCTTTCAAGCAAATAGATTAAAACTTCGGTACAAGGATGAAGACGGTAAGAGTCAATTAGCACATACTTTAAACGGTAGTTCTTTGGCTTTACCTCGTGTTTTAGCCGGTATTTTAGAAAATTACCAAACAGCAGATGGGATAACCATTCCCGAAGTATTGGTGCCTTATTGTGGCTTTGACAAGATAGATTAA
- the mgtE gene encoding magnesium transporter, whose protein sequence is MIPFKLTEELITDIENFIETKDNSALLSLLEDIHYADIAEIINELNEDEATFIIKLLDSDKTSDILTELDDDVRENILGNLSAKEIAEELDELDTDDAADIVGELPKEMVQQVISEIEDREHAKDIVDLLRFDENSAGGLMAKELVKVNENWNVLTCVKEMRVQAENVTRVHSIYVVDDEGKLKGRLSLKDLLTTSTKTHIKDVYIAKVDYVNVNEKPEEVARIMSKYDLEAIPVIDEIGRLVGRITIDDIVDVIREEAEKDYQMAAGISQDVEADDSIWELTKARWPWLLIGMMGGIGAASIISGFQEALTKFPVLLIFIPLMQATAGNVGVQSSAIVVQGLANDTIKGAIWGRLGKELLLGLVNGLALAFVFLLISHFGFKTSYLESIAIGIALVTVVVNAAVIGTFIPIFLNKRGIDPAIATGPFITTSNDVLGILIYFSIAKAILGF, encoded by the coding sequence ATGATACCGTTTAAACTCACCGAAGAGCTAATCACCGACATTGAGAACTTTATCGAAACTAAAGACAATAGTGCACTACTATCGCTTTTAGAAGACATTCACTATGCCGATATTGCTGAGATCATCAATGAGTTAAATGAGGATGAAGCAACCTTCATTATTAAGCTTTTAGATAGTGATAAAACATCTGACATTCTTACGGAATTAGATGATGATGTTCGTGAAAATATTTTAGGGAATTTATCTGCCAAAGAAATTGCAGAAGAATTAGACGAACTAGATACCGATGATGCCGCAGATATTGTTGGCGAACTCCCAAAGGAGATGGTTCAGCAAGTAATCTCTGAGATTGAAGACAGAGAGCATGCTAAAGATATTGTGGATCTTCTTCGTTTTGATGAAAATTCTGCCGGAGGTTTAATGGCAAAAGAGTTAGTAAAAGTAAATGAAAACTGGAATGTACTTACTTGCGTTAAAGAAATGCGTGTGCAAGCAGAAAATGTTACCCGTGTACATTCTATTTATGTAGTGGATGATGAAGGTAAATTAAAAGGCCGCTTGTCTTTAAAAGATTTACTTACCACGTCTACAAAAACACACATTAAAGACGTCTACATCGCAAAAGTAGATTATGTAAATGTGAATGAAAAACCGGAAGAAGTAGCCAGAATCATGTCTAAATATGATTTAGAAGCTATTCCTGTTATTGATGAAATAGGCCGCTTAGTGGGCCGTATTACTATTGATGATATTGTAGATGTCATCAGAGAAGAAGCAGAAAAAGATTACCAAATGGCCGCGGGTATTTCTCAAGATGTAGAAGCCGATGATAGTATTTGGGAATTAACTAAAGCGCGTTGGCCTTGGTTATTAATAGGTATGATGGGCGGTATTGGTGCCGCAAGTATTATTAGTGGCTTTCAAGAAGCATTGACCAAATTTCCTGTTTTATTAATTTTTATTCCTTTAATGCAAGCTACCGCGGGTAATGTAGGTGTACAATCCTCTGCTATTGTAGTACAAGGTTTGGCTAACGATACTATTAAAGGAGCTATTTGGGGTAGACTTGGTAAAGAATTACTTTTAGGTTTAGTGAATGGTCTTGCTCTTGCTTTTGTTTTTCTCTTAATCAGCCATTTCGGATTTAAAACTTCGTATTTAGAGTCCATTGCTATTGGTATTGCCCTTGTCACCGTAGTAGTAAACGCAGCGGTAATTGGGACATTTATCCCTATTTTTCTAAATAAACGAGGAATTGATCCAGCCATTGCTACAGGTCCTTTTATAACGACCAGCAATGATGTTTTAGGAATACTTATCTATTTTTCCATAGCAAAGGCTATTCTCGGATTTTAA
- the rsmA gene encoding 16S rRNA (adenine(1518)-N(6)/adenine(1519)-N(6))-dimethyltransferase RsmA produces MAQKEYKKNKAMFNAQKGSKQNSPVKAKKHLGQHFLKDEDIAKQIAETLTFKGYKNAIEIGPGTGVLTKYILEQDVNLVAMDLDSESIVYLNDSFLLEHPKFISRKQEFKVIEADFLKYDVTTLFGDEQFAITGNFPYNISTQIVFKLLEIRDLVPEFSGMFQKEVAQRICEKEGSKTYGIMSVLVQAFFEAEYLFTVPPTVFNPPPKVESGVLRLTRKENQTLDCNEKSLYRVVKAAFGQRRKTLRNSLKTFNLSDSLREDVIFDKRPEQLSVTDFISLTNKIDNDTV; encoded by the coding sequence ATGGCTCAGAAAGAATATAAAAAAAATAAAGCAATGTTTAATGCCCAAAAAGGGTCTAAACAAAATAGTCCGGTAAAAGCCAAAAAACATTTAGGACAACACTTTTTAAAAGACGAAGATATTGCAAAACAAATAGCAGAAACACTAACATTTAAAGGGTATAAAAACGCTATTGAAATAGGGCCTGGAACTGGTGTACTTACAAAATATATCTTAGAACAAGACGTTAATTTGGTCGCCATGGATTTAGATTCAGAATCTATTGTCTACTTAAATGATAGTTTCCTTTTAGAACACCCTAAATTTATTAGCCGAAAACAAGAGTTTAAAGTCATTGAGGCCGATTTTTTAAAATATGATGTTACCACTTTATTCGGCGATGAGCAGTTTGCGATTACGGGTAATTTCCCTTACAATATCTCTACACAAATTGTATTTAAACTATTAGAAATACGAGATTTAGTTCCGGAATTCTCAGGAATGTTTCAGAAAGAAGTTGCGCAACGCATTTGCGAAAAAGAAGGCAGCAAAACCTACGGAATTATGTCCGTTTTGGTACAAGCGTTTTTTGAAGCTGAATATTTATTTACAGTTCCTCCTACCGTTTTTAATCCTCCTCCAAAAGTAGAATCTGGTGTCTTACGATTAACGCGTAAAGAAAATCAAACCCTGGATTGTAATGAAAAATCGCTTTATAGAGTCGTAAAAGCCGCTTTTGGCCAGCGTAGAAAAACACTTCGTAACAGTTTAAAAACTTTTAACCTTTCTGATAGTCTAAGAGAAGACGTTATCTTTGACAAGAGACCAGAGCAACTATCGGTTACTGATTTTATTTCACTTACAAACAAAATTGACAATGATACCGTTTAA